A single region of the Silene latifolia isolate original U9 population chromosome 8, ASM4854445v1, whole genome shotgun sequence genome encodes:
- the LOC141595227 gene encoding protein FAR1-RELATED SEQUENCE 5-like yields MVCNIHGFKEDRKKLKLAVEFETTEEKKKRKRYVEPKKKKITRFGCKAKIRFYAIFNDLKELIGYAIDIFYEGHNHRLNSLKEREFQKNLRTLNLYIKQTIVNNCKLNIGATKTFRILAEQSNGYTNIGASLKEFKNFKRNIKCYIVDKDADMFLNYLKGLFESQDGFYFAYEVDKDNCLARIFCADAHARMNYSMFGDTITFDPTYGTNKYHMAFTPFTGVDNHKKSVTFAAALVDHENNGSFIWVFKKFLDCIGNKESQCILTDQDPAIKLGVRSVFKNARYRYCMRHIMKKLTDKVESQIVRRLTLLSEYVQLFGILTWNSLNLKKNGLK; encoded by the coding sequence ATGGTCTGCAACATACATGGATTCAAAGAGGATCGCAAAAAGCTCAAACTTGCTGTTGAATTTGAAACCacagaagagaaaaagaagaggaaaagataTGTAGagccaaagaaaaaaaaaataacaagattTGGTTGCAAGGCAAAAATACGGTTTTATGCTATATTCAATGACCTTAAGGAGCTAATAGGGTATGCCATTGATATCTTTTATGAAGGTCATAATCACAGACTCAACTCACTCAAAGAAAGGGAATTCCAAAAAAATTTAAGAACACTTAACCTTTACATTAAGCAgacaattgttaacaattgtaAACTCAACATCGGTGCTACCAAGACATTTAGAATTCTGGCGGAACAATCAAATGGGTATACAAACATCGGTGCATCTCTCAAGGAATTCAAGAACTTCaaaagaaatattaaatgttacATAGTTGACAAGGATGCTGACATGTTTCTCAATTATTTGAAGGGGCTCTTTGAGTCACAAGATGGCTTTTACTTTGCTTATGAAGTTGATAAGGATAACTGTTTGGCTAGAATCTTTTGCGCAGACGCACATGCAAGAATGAATTATTCCATGTTTGGGGACACCATCACATTTGACCCTACTTATGGTACTAACAAGTACCACATGGCCTTTACCCCATTCACTGGTGTTGACAACCACAAAAAGTCGGTGACTTTTGCTGCTGCACTTGTCGATCATGAGAACAATGGGTCATTCATTTGGGTGTTTAAGAAGTTCCTTGATTGTATAGGCAACAAGGAATCTCAGTGCATTCTTACTGATCAAGATCCAGCAATTAAACTCGGGGTGCGTTCTGTATTCAAGAACGCAAGATATCGCTATTGCATGCGGCATATAATGAAAAAACTTACCGATAAAGTTGAGTCACAGATTGTAAGGAGACTGACTTTGTTGAGCGAATATGTGCAGTTGTTTGGGATACTGACTTGGAACTCATtgaatttgaagaaaaatggtcTCAAGTGA